The Erythrobacter sp. SDW2 region ATAGAGCCGCCCGTCCTCGCGCTGGCGCAGGTTCTTCATCAGCCCGCTGGGGTCCTTGGGGCGCGGGCGTTCAGGGTAATAGGCCGCCACCGCATCGGCGGCTTCGTCCAGCGAGGCAAAGCCGCCGTGATGGGCATTCATGAAGCCGACGATCCGTTGGACACCGGCGGGTTCCATGTCAGGCACGATATCGACCAGCACCAGCGCGGCGGGCCGCGCGCCCTCGCCCACCGCGTGGATCGAGGTCAGCCCGCCCATCGATGCGCCCACCAGTGCACAGGGCACCCCGGCCCCGTCGATCACGGCATGGATATCCTTGATCCAGTCGGCAATGAAATAGGCACGGCTGGCCGACCAGTCGCTTTCGCCATGGCCGCGCGCGTCGAGATTGACGACGCGGTACCCGGCAGCGGCCAGCGCCCGCATCGCGCCCGCCCAGCTGTGCCGGGTCTGCCCGCCGCCGTGCATCAGCAGGACCAGCGGCGCACCCTCGGGGCCGAGCACATCGCCGACGAGCGTCAGCCCGTCGCTGCTTCGGAATTGGGTGCGGACCGCGTTTGACAAAGACCTCAGATCCGCACCGCCGTGCCGCTGGCGCTGACCATCAGCATCGAGCCATTGGCGCCGATCACCTCGTAATCGAGATCTATGCCCACGACGGCATTGCCGCCGCGGCTGGCGCACTCGGCCTGCAGTTCCTCGATCGCCTGATTGCGGGCGTCGGCCAGGATGCGCTCGTAGCTGCCCGAGCGCCCACCGACGATATCGCGGATCCCGGCAAAAAGGTCGCGCATGATATTGGCCCCGACGATCACTTCACCGGTAACGATGCCGAGATAGTTCTGGATCGGACGGCCTTCGATGGTGGGGGTGGTCGAAACGATGACGCCGCGCGCGTCCTTCCAGGGGCCTGCCATGCTGTGTTTCCTCTCCTGCCGATGCTCGCTTTCTTAAGCATTCGCTGGCAGGTGCCTTAGCCATATGAGTGCCGACGAAACAAGCCAGCTTGCACCTGCCCCGACGCTCTGGGCGGAATGGGGACGCTATCGCAGTTTCGTGCGCCGCCCGACCCTGCCCCAACGGGCTGCGCCGCTGTCGGGCGCGAGCTTGATCGCCGCCTGGCGGCTGGCAGCGCTCGATCTGACAGTGGCGGGCGGACTGATCCTGCTGGCGATGGCGGCAACCTTCGGCGGCTTCGACCCGCCGAGTCATGCGCTGGACGGACTCAGTTGGACCCCCGAGATCGTTCTCGCCATCGTGGTAATCGCGCCGCTGACGGAAGAGCTGTTCTTTCGTGGATGGCTGTCGGGCCGGCCGGACGCGGTTTCGCCCGTGATCCTGCTCGGCATGGCGGCCGTGGCGCTGGTTTTTGCGGGGAAGGACAACGCGCTGGCCGCCGCCGGTGTCGCGGGCGTCGCGGTGCTGGCCGCCTTGGCGCTCGCGTTCGTGCTGCGCAAACGCCCGGCGTGGGGCTGGTTCACCCGCGCTTTTCCGCTGTTCTTCTGGCTCAGCACCACCGCCTTCGCGCTGGTTCACCTGCTCAACTACGAGGAGGGTTCGCTGGCGATGCTGCTGCCGCTGGTGCTGCCTCAGTTCATCGCCGGATCGATCTTCGGCTATGCCCGCGTGACCTATGGCCTGTGGGCGAGCATGCTGCTGCATGTGCTGCACAACGGAGCGCTGGTGGGCGGTATCGCCCTCGCGCTCCGTCACGCAGGCTAGAGTCGGTCAGCCGAGACCGAGCGCGGCCTTGTAGGTGTCGAGTACCATTTCCATTTCGTTGCGGTCGTCGGGCTTCATCTTCCGCAGGCGGACGACCTGGCGCATGATCTTTGGGTCGTAGCCGACCGCCTTGGCCTCGGCATAGACGTCGCGGATATCGTCGGCGATGCCCTTCTTCTCTTCCTCGAGGCGTTCGATACGCTCGATCAGCAGGCGCAGGCGGTCATCGGTGGCTTCGGCCATTTTCCATCGTCTCCGAAATGGGGTGATTCGTTGCGTCCCGACTAGCTTTCAAGCCGTCCCACGTGAAGGCCATCGCGCAGAAAACCGTGGGCTGAGGCAGGGTGCCCGGGGGCGAGTTGCGGGTGTGTTAGCGCTATGATACAGCAAGCTCGTCAACCAAGGAGAGCATCCCCATGAACCGTCTTCTCTTGGCCGCCCTCGTGCTATTCAATGGTACGCCCGCCATGGCGCAGGAACTCAATTCGAGCCCCTATGACACGCGCGAGGATACGATCGAGCCGGTAGAGCGGATCGAGGTCAATGGTGCCTTCAAGGTGATGGTCTTTTCGACCGATGGCGAAGCGCGGGTGACCTTTCACGGCCCGGCGGAGATGATCGCCGATGCCGAAGCGACCGTCATCGACGGGACACTCACCATCGCCTACCGGGATGGCAAGCCGTGGAGTTGGAACGCCGGATCAGGCACCAACGTCGTGATCAAGCTTCCCCGGATCAGTTCAGTCAAGACCGTCGGTCCGGCCGATGTTTCGGTGTACCGGCCGGCGAGCGACGAATTTGCCGCTTCGACCACCGGTGCGGGCCGCATCGAAGTGTCGGATATTGCGGCAAGGACTGTCGCGGCGGCGGTTGGCGGTGCGGGGACGATCAAGCTAGAGGGCACGTCGCTGGCTGCGCAATACGCCACCGGCGGCGCTGGTTCTATCGAGGCCAAGCGCCTGCGTTCTGCCAGAGCCGAAATCGCGATCGGCGGTGCGGGATCGGTCTATGCCGATGTCTCGGAGAGCGCGACGGTCGCCAAGAACGGTGCGGGCAGTGTCGAAATCGTGGGCGGTGCCACCTGTACCATCTCGCCGCCCGACGCACGCGGGGTCGAATGCCGCTAGCGGCAGCACCGCGTCACTCTGTTGCGTTCTTCTTCAGGCTCGCCTCCATCGCCGCCAGTTGCTCGGGCGTCGCCTCGCTCTGGCGCGTCGCCTTCCATTCCGCCATCGGCATACCGTGGATCAGCTCGCGCGCGGCCAGCTTGTCGCCCTCGAACCCCGCATCACGGATCCAGTCGGCAAGGCAGTTGCGGCAGAAACCGGCCAGGCCCATGAGCTCGATGTTCTGGGCATCGTGGCGATGCCGCAGGTGCCGCACCAGCCGACGAAAAGCCGCTGCCGCGACGGCATCGTCGAGTTGGTCGAGCGCATCTGCTGAATTCGTATCCATTGTGACTATTCCTTGAGTTGCAACGAAGCTGTGCCATAGCTCGCGGCCATGCAAAAGCTCGATCCCCGCGGCCGCAAGGTCAAGATCCTCGCCACCGTCGGCCCTGCCAGCCGCGACCCGGAAATGCTCCGCAAGCTGTTCCGCGCCGGGGCCGATGCCTTCCGCGTCAACATGAGCCATGGCGAGCACGCCACCCACGCCGAAACGATCAAGGCGATCCGCGACCTCGAGCGCGAGTTCTACCGCCCGGTTGCCATCCTGTGCGACCTGCAGGGCCCCAAGCTGCGGGTCGGCACCTTCAAGGACGGCAAGGCGGTGATCCGCCATTCGGGCCATTTCACGCTCGACCGTAACCCCGAGCCAGGCGACGAAACCCGCTGCGAACTGCCGCACCCCGAACTGTTCGGCCTGCTGAGCAAGGGGCAGCGGCTGCTGATCAACGATGGCAAGATCCGCCTGCGGGTGATCGAGGCCGATGATGATCGCATCCTCTGTTCGGCCGAAGTCGGCGGAGTGATCTCCGACCGCAAGGGCGTCAACGTGCCCGATGCGGAAATTCCCATCCCGGCGATGACGCCCAAGGACCGCCGCGACCTCGCCTTCGCGATGGAGCACGGCGCCGACTGGATCGGCCTCAGCTTCGTCCAACGCCCCGAAGACCTCGCCGAAGCCCGCAAGCTGATGGGCGGCAAGGGCGCGCTCTGTGCCAAGATCGAGAAGCCGATGGCGGTCCGCCGTCTGGACGAGATCATCGAGATGTCCGACGGCATCATGGTCGCGCGCGGGGACCTCGGCGTCGAGCTCGAGCCGCAGGAAGTGCCGCCGCTGCAGAAGAAGATCGTCAACGCGACCCGGCTCAAGGGCAAGCCGGTGATCGTCGCCACGCAGATGCTCGAATCGATGATCGAAAGCCCGGCCCCGACCCGCGCCGAAGTCTCCGACGTTGCCAATGCGGTCTATGACGGGGCCGACGCGGTGATGCTCAGCGCCGAGACCGCCGCGGGCGACTGGCCCGAGGAAGCGGTCACCATCATGCACAAGATCGCGGTGCAGGTGGAGCAGGACGAGGCCTATCTCGAACGCGTCCGCCTGCTCGATACCCCGCCCGATCCGACCACCGCCGACGCACTCAGCCATGCCTGCATGACCATCGCCGACACAGTCAATATCGCCGCCATCACGGTCTTCACCGGCAGCGGCTCGACTGCACGCCGCGTCGCCCGCGAACGGCCGAGCGTGCCGATGCTGGTGCTGACCCCCTCAATACGCACCGCGCGGCGGATGTGCCTGCTATGGGGCGCGCATGCGGTGGCGACCAAGGACATCGGCAGCTTCGAGGAAATGATCGCCAAGGGCAAACGCATGGCCCTGCGCCACGGCTTCGGCCAGGCCGGCAGCAAGCTGATCGCGTTGGCGGGCGTGCCCTTCGGAACGCCGGGGAGCACGAACCTGCTGCACGTCGTGACGCTGATGGGCGACGAGCTGGAGAAGCATGAGGGTTAGACGTTGAATTAACTCGGCAAGCGTGGTCGGCTAGCAGCGAAGACCGCTGCTGTCCTGCTTGCCTTGGCACTTGTCCCGGCTGCCGGGATGGCCTTCGTCGCGGGCATGCTGATTGGCAATCCGACGGCGGACATCACGACGACCGTAGGATGCTTGATGCTGATGGTTGCCGGACCAATCTGTCTTATTGGCGCGATGTCGCAGTTTTGGGCCATCGCAACATCAGCCGAAGTGTCGCGGCTTAGCGCTGCATTGCTCCTCACCGCCGTTGGAGCCGCAAGCTACGCAACTGCCTTCATGATCATTCCGTAAACTACATCAAATCGTCACCCCGGACTTGATCCGGGGTCCCGCTGCCTTCGGCGGTGCGCAAGGAAAGCGGGACCCCGGCTCGGGGGCCGGGGTGACGTTTAAAACGGGGCGTCATTCGCACTGGCCGAATATCTGCCCGGCGTTAACACCTCCGGATGGGTTCGGGCGCATAGGCTCGTGCGTCAGGAACAAACCTATGAAATTCGTGAGCCTCAAATCCCGCGGCGGTGACTATATGGTCGTCGCCAGCAATATCGCGTGGCTGCGCACCGGCGAGAATGGCCAGACGCTGGTCGGCATGGTCGGGAGCACGCCGCTGCTGGTCACCGGCAGCGTCGAGGAAGTCTCGCAGACGATCCTGGCGGGGTAGAGGGCGGCCTTTAGCCTGCTGCCTGTGTTAGCCTTGCCCGTGCCTCGGCCTCGCCGATCAGGGGCAGCAGCTCCGCCATATCAGGCCCGTGGTCCATCCCGGTTAGCGCCTGGCGCAGGGGGAGGAACAGAGCCTTGCCCTTGCGGCCTGTGCTGTCCTTGAGCGACGCGGTGAGCGCGTGCCATGGGTCATCGCCCCAGCTCAGCGCTTGCGCGGCCTCGGCCAGATAGGCCCGGTCTTCGTCCGAAAACTCCGGCTGCTCGATCGGGCCGGTCACCAGCCGCCATAGCTCGCTCGCTTCGGCGACATGCGCCAGGTTGGGCCGGATGGCGTGCCAGCCGGCCTCGTCGATCCCTTCGGGCAGGCGATGCGCCACATCGGCAAAGTCCAACTGGTGGACGATGGCGGCATTGAGCCGTTCCAGTTCGGCATCGTCGAAGCGCGCCGGTGCGCGCCCGAAGTGCGCGAGGTCGAAGCTTTCCACCAGCGCTTGCCGGTCGGCAATCGGCTCGACCGGCTGCGAAGTGCCAAGCCGCGCCAGCAGGGCGATGATCGCCTGCGGCTCGATGCCCTTCTCGCGGAAAGCATCGCAGCCGAGCGAACCCAACCTCTTCGACAGCTTGCCTTCATTGCCCACCAGCAGCGCCTCATGTGCGAACTGCGGCAGATTTTGCTGCGGCCCATGCTGCGCAGCATGAAGTGCGGTAAACATCTGTATTTGCACCGCTGTGTTGGACACATGGTCCTCGCCGCGCAGCACATGGGTGACACCCATCTCGATATCGTCGACCGCGCTCGGCAGCATGTAGAGCCACGAGCCATCGGCGCGCCTTATCACCGGATCGCTGAGCGTGGCGGGATCGAACTTCTGCGCGCCCCGGATGCCGTCGTCCCACACGATCGGCTCGTCATGGTCGAGCTTGAAGCGCCAGTGCGGGGCAATGCCCTCGGCTTCCTTGGCGGCGCGATCCGCTTCGCTCAGCGTCAGCGCGCCGCGATCGTAGATCGGTGGAAGCCCGCGCCCGAGCTGGATCTTGCGCTTGAGAT contains the following coding sequences:
- a CDS encoding alpha/beta fold hydrolase, which translates into the protein MSNAVRTQFRSSDGLTLVGDVLGPEGAPLVLLMHGGGQTRHSWAGAMRALAAAGYRVVNLDARGHGESDWSASRAYFIADWIKDIHAVIDGAGVPCALVGASMGGLTSIHAVGEGARPAALVLVDIVPDMEPAGVQRIVGFMNAHHGGFASLDEAADAVAAYYPERPRPKDPSGLMKNLRQREDGRLYWHWDPVMFAVEDRSQFRDPLMRSTEKLGQLPDVPVLVVRGKLSDIVSDTSVASFRTKVPHAVAVDVSDAGHMVAGDKNDAFNAAVIGFLAEHLPL
- a CDS encoding type II CAAX prenyl endopeptidase Rce1 family protein — protein: MSADETSQLAPAPTLWAEWGRYRSFVRRPTLPQRAAPLSGASLIAAWRLAALDLTVAGGLILLAMAATFGGFDPPSHALDGLSWTPEIVLAIVVIAPLTEELFFRGWLSGRPDAVSPVILLGMAAVALVFAGKDNALAAAGVAGVAVLAALALAFVLRKRPAWGWFTRAFPLFFWLSTTAFALVHLLNYEEGSLAMLLPLVLPQFIAGSIFGYARVTYGLWASMLLHVLHNGALVGGIALALRHAG
- a CDS encoding heavy metal-binding domain-containing protein, producing the protein MAGPWKDARGVIVSTTPTIEGRPIQNYLGIVTGEVIVGANIMRDLFAGIRDIVGGRSGSYERILADARNQAIEELQAECASRGGNAVVGIDLDYEVIGANGSMLMVSASGTAVRI
- a CDS encoding GIN domain-containing protein codes for the protein MNRLLLAALVLFNGTPAMAQELNSSPYDTREDTIEPVERIEVNGAFKVMVFSTDGEARVTFHGPAEMIADAEATVIDGTLTIAYRDGKPWSWNAGSGTNVVIKLPRISSVKTVGPADVSVYRPASDEFAASTTGAGRIEVSDIAARTVAAAVGGAGTIKLEGTSLAAQYATGGAGSIEAKRLRSARAEIAIGGAGSVYADVSESATVAKNGAGSVEIVGGATCTISPPDARGVECR
- a CDS encoding DUF2312 domain-containing protein gives rise to the protein MAEATDDRLRLLIERIERLEEEKKGIADDIRDVYAEAKAVGYDPKIMRQVVRLRKMKPDDRNEMEMVLDTYKAALGLG
- the gltX gene encoding glutamate--tRNA ligase, whose translation is MVTTRFAPSPTGRLHVGNIRTALHNWLLAKKHGGTFMLRIDDTDAERSREEYVEAIRADLAWLGLEPDGEERQSQRLTHYETAFAALREAGRVYPCYETAQELDLKRKIQLGRGLPPIYDRGALTLSEADRAAKEAEGIAPHWRFKLDHDEPIVWDDGIRGAQKFDPATLSDPVIRRADGSWLYMLPSAVDDIEMGVTHVLRGEDHVSNTAVQIQMFTALHAAQHGPQQNLPQFAHEALLVGNEGKLSKRLGSLGCDAFREKGIEPQAIIALLARLGTSQPVEPIADRQALVESFDLAHFGRAPARFDDAELERLNAAIVHQLDFADVAHRLPEGIDEAGWHAIRPNLAHVAEASELWRLVTGPIEQPEFSDEDRAYLAEAAQALSWGDDPWHALTASLKDSTGRKGKALFLPLRQALTGMDHGPDMAELLPLIGEAEARARLTQAAG
- a CDS encoding DUF1244 domain-containing protein is translated as MDTNSADALDQLDDAVAAAAFRRLVRHLRHRHDAQNIELMGLAGFCRNCLADWIRDAGFEGDKLAARELIHGMPMAEWKATRQSEATPEQLAAMEASLKKNATE
- the pyk gene encoding pyruvate kinase, with protein sequence MQKLDPRGRKVKILATVGPASRDPEMLRKLFRAGADAFRVNMSHGEHATHAETIKAIRDLEREFYRPVAILCDLQGPKLRVGTFKDGKAVIRHSGHFTLDRNPEPGDETRCELPHPELFGLLSKGQRLLINDGKIRLRVIEADDDRILCSAEVGGVISDRKGVNVPDAEIPIPAMTPKDRRDLAFAMEHGADWIGLSFVQRPEDLAEARKLMGGKGALCAKIEKPMAVRRLDEIIEMSDGIMVARGDLGVELEPQEVPPLQKKIVNATRLKGKPVIVATQMLESMIESPAPTRAEVSDVANAVYDGADAVMLSAETAAGDWPEEAVTIMHKIAVQVEQDEAYLERVRLLDTPPDPTTADALSHACMTIADTVNIAAITVFTGSGSTARRVARERPSVPMLVLTPSIRTARRMCLLWGAHAVATKDIGSFEEMIAKGKRMALRHGFGQAGSKLIALAGVPFGTPGSTNLLHVVTLMGDELEKHEG